The sequence ttaggcACAAGATAATTTTTTTACTATAACTATGATTTTTACTATGTACTAGTAGTTATCAATTTAGTATTATTTTGGTTCATGATATTTACTTATATAACAATTTAGGCATTAGACACATACAAATAGAGAGACACAGAGAGAGATACATACAATTAAGCATGATATTTACTATATAACAAATTTTTTTACTATAACTATGATATTGTTATATCAAATTTTTTTATACTATATAGACAAATAGATAAAGTGATATAGAGAGAAACATAGAGAGAGTGTTTTTTTCATGAAACAAATAGAGAGACAAATAGAGAATGTGATATAGAGAGTGATTTTTTTACTAATACATGAAAAAGTTTCTTACTAGTAAATTTTTTTACTAGGCCATTTTTTGTGTTGCAGACTCAAGACGCCGCCatcccacgccgcgccgccgccccacgcatGGCAGCCCGCCCCAAGGTGACCAACCGATGGTGAATTTCTACCATGAACACTTAACCATCATTGACGAACGAGAGCTCACCTACAATATTCAGTGTTTTTCCGCCTCGTAGTACTTGCCAACACTGCTCCATGTCCTGAAACTCCTCCAGATGTCCCCTTTCAGATCAATCGCAGTGCGCTACGTGAAGCAATACTACACTACACTGGGGTAGAGCTTCCTCTAGAGAGTATCTCATGTTATCTTAATAGTTACTTGCTGCTAACCCGTTCAACCAAGGAAGCCACTTGCATCTTGGCGGTACCATTCATCTTCAGATGCAACAGTGGGCAGGACAGGGATATCATATGGGCACCATATCACTTGCGGTATGTGTAATTTCAATTATTTGTTATAATATGCACTTGTTTTGAGTAAATGCCtatatgatatttttgcagAAATCACTGGATTGCAATTGCATTACAGCCAAAGAGAGGAAAAATGCTTGTATTAGACTCCGCTGATTTTCAGTCGAGCAGTTATGCAGAATTCGTATCCATCCTAAACATGTTAGCAAAATTATTATCCTTTACATTTATTTTTTCATATATTGTATTGGACATCATGATAAATCTTCCATATATAAATAACTTCTTAAATATTTTTTGCATAAAATAACAGGGCTTACAAGCACTACGTATAAAAAGAAGGAATTCATCCCCCAGATAGACAAGGAAAAATGGTGATGCACAAAAACTTTTCATGTCACAAGCAACCTGCAGGTTCCGTGTATTGTGGATACTACATGTGCGAGCACATGAGGGAGCTCGGGAGATACACAACAGATCTCCAACATGTAAGGGTCTACAGTTTGCTAGTAATAGAAGCATAATTGCATATTGTTATTGCTTGCATCTAATACTTTCCTTAATTTTTTCGTGGATGTTTTATTTGCAGGATCAACGGGAAACCCACCAAGGTCCACTCCATGGGCAACAACTTCTCTATGTAGTTGATGATTTATGTCGTTTCATATTGTATGAAGTGGTCCATATAGATGGATATTTTGGTCACCCGGAGCATGAACTGTCAACTGACTCAAAATATAGAAGCCTCCGTCAGTGGGACAATCAGCAACTCCGAGCCACCTATAGTAGCATTGGTCAGAAGAAATAggacaaaactatgcaattaattctaTGCGCACTTTCATGATATATGTATGTAATCTAATGATACACTGTAATGATACTTCTatataattttattttaaatttgtaATTAGTTATATTTAAGCATCATCGATCAGAAAATCCTCAATTGCGCGCTAGCTTGATATGTGAAAATTCACGCCAACCAAAAGTGGGAAACAAATTTGGTAAAAATTGGCGGgaaacaaatttgaaattttaaaaatgaGAGGCGGGAAGCAATTTCTAGGGGCAGATTGTGCCAcaagccgcccctaaaaatacatttacATGGGCTGCTCAAGGTAtcagccgcccctggaaatacAGTTTTCCGGGGCGGGTCACGGCattacccgcccctagaaaaccCGATTTGAAGCAGCGAGAGACAAGGGCGGGTATCGTGGCTGCCTATACAAATACTGttttacccgcccctaaaaatggtttctgtagtagtgttgtAGTAGTGTACCGTCCCTGGCCGGCCGATCCATGGTGCAAACCCCATCCCCGCAACTGGAGTCCGAGAGAGCGCGTTTAATTTGGCTATAGCCTAGCGCCGGATTTGAGTCGGTATCGAAGGCATGTGGTGGTAGCCCGACAGGATGATTAAAAGGCGAAGGAGTGGGTCCCTACGACGGGTTAACAGAACCAATGGTGAGGAAAACAATCACTTTTTGACAGAAACATCTCCTAACACTaccctaaaaataatttttaggggcgggtaaaaTTGTATTTGTAAAGGCGGATGCGGTACCTGCCCCTAgttttcgcagctaaaaatgCCATTTTCAGGGGCAGGTAATGCACCTGTCCCTAAAAAtgatttttagaggcgggtcaCGGCATGACCTGTCCCTAAAAAtagatttctaggggcgggtcatgccATGTCCCGCCTCTACAAATCCTTGTCCAGAAAAACAAAAAGGTTTAGAAAAAatcaaaaatagcaaaaaaaaagaaaaaattatcCTAACCAACAAGCCACGTCCACTAGCACTTAGGATTCGAAATGCCTACTTCCAGCCTCGCGCGTACCTTCCTTACCACTACACTACACTACACAAGCGCTTGTGATTTTATGAGGTATGCTACTCTTTTATATTAACTacaaaattgatttgtaggggcgagtGACCTACAAACACATTTTTAGGGACaggtgacgccatcacccacccctaaaaatattttttattttatctgaAAATTCATTTAATTGTTTACATATCTGAAAATAtgaaacttctacactatggttattgtgaactatagtaacaaaaaatatttcaagtatatttCAGTGTATGTAAAGGTTAAGATTTTGGAAACCTCAAACTATGACCtgagttatatgagatactatatagttatagctattGGAGAACTAATAAATTTTTTTGGACCACCAGATGACCTTAATGAAAAAGTTATctactacaaagttttagatctcgtcattctctacaattttgatataaaatttgacttcaatccgagatcatatgaaaaggttatgattttttttgtgtagAACTATTTGCAGTGGCGGGccatgccatcacccgcccctaaaaatacatttgtaggaacgggtgaggctatgacccgcccctacaaatgccacCAGTTTTAGGGGCGGTTCATGGCGTCACCCGCTCCAACAAATGCTCTTTTTAGGAGCGGGTGACACTATGAACCACTCCTGAAAATGAcgctcatttttaggggcgggtaagAGGGtgacccgcctctaaaaatgttTTTCTAGAGGCAGGtcggatgctacagtaatctcGTTCTATTTGTAGTATCGGGTGAAATTTTGGTCCGTCCTTAAAAAAAATCGGGGCGTTCCTATAAATCATTTTTTGGTAGTGTAACTAGCAATTTTTATGGGTCTACCCCTTCATCCACCTCCCTCGGTCCCGACAGATAGATCCAACGTGGGGTAGAGCGAGCCCAATTTggtgataaatatttttaattatttttttatctttatAGTATATAAATATATCAATAGATACAATAAAATTATACACCGAGACTATTCTAAACTCCTGCTAGAGCCGGAAATTGAGTTTTAGTGTGCATGTCATACCACACCACGTCCAGCCTCGTTCTGAATAAAGACACTAAGTATAGTATGTAATACTAATAGCATGAAGTCAGATATGCATGTGCGGCCAATGATTGGATCGGCAGCCCAGCCGGGCGGCGGACGATGAGCCCCAGCACCTGATTGATTTCACGTGGGGTGGGGGCGTAGACGAGAGATCCTGAGGCCAAAATCAACGCCCGCGGTCGCTAGCTGCCGTTCATGCGTCATCTTCATGGCCAACATCCATCCGTGTCGTTGTCATGCACTCACGCCGCAAACCACATCTCTCGTTCGCTAGTTGCACGATATGTCGTTGTATCTCAACTGCCGCGAGACCGGCGAGACACGGAGAAGAAGCGGACCGGTTCTCTGGTCGTCGCCTTGTTTGATCGAGTCGGCCCGCGTGGTGTGATAAAAACGTGATAAGCGGTGTCACGTTGAAGCGCGTGGAAGAGGTCTGTCAATGCATATTTTATGTGTCAAACTTGTCACGCCACTCCCACCGTTAGTGGCAGTATAGACTTTGTCACGCCACTTTCATTGGCGTGACAAGGCCCCACCTAAGAAAAATGATATATTTTTCATACAAACTCGAATAAAGatgattttatataaaaattgcaGCTCTCGTCAAGATCTACAGCTTTGTTGTTTAGAGTTTTTCATTTAAAATCACTAAGATGCTTAAATAATTGATTTAAACTTTAAATAGCATATTAAGCACTTGTGCCTATATCGGATCGACTTCAACTTGTCATGTTCATCACCGTTCCACCAGGTATGTTTTATTAACATCTGGTGTATGAAATACTATAGAATAATTAATAATAATTTGATATGaactaattaattaaaaaatcAAACTGTATAATTGTCTAGTATGGAAATTAAGTATAATTCTAGATTTTTTATAAGCTAGATCAAGTAAATTGACGAAGGATTAAGATCTTCAAATATGACTATGATGGTAAAATATGGTTGGTCTTCATTTTTATTAGGAGGGCTTTTCTATAAATGGATTAAAATTATACTAGGTACGGAGGTACTATATAAAATTTACTCAACTAATCAATATAAATAAAGCCTTAGGTGAACTCTTATAAAAGTTCACTAAGAGCGTAGATGCTCAAATTTTGAATGTTGTTTCATAAGCTTTGAGCTCTTCACAGCTAAAGCAGAACAACAATGGTTTACATAGGTTTACTAGTTCCATATGCAGCATATATGTGATCAGTACGTTCAAGGCTTGACCAACGGATAAATATTCCATACTTTATATACTTTACTAAGGTGTGTTCATGTTGTTCAAACTTCATTCACCAACTTTTACTTAAAATCCATTCAAAGCTTCCTCTTTTTTCACTGCATTCCAACTCAAATACTTCAATTTTTTATTCCAACTATGACTATCTATTTTGATTATTTTAATCCAAATTCCAACCTTGGATTGATTTTATCATAAACTTGTATGTGTCTGTCACTTAGTTCCATCAATTATTCCAaaagtttttaaatttttatattgttTATCGCAAGTCCATACCTATCCACATATGCACGTAATGCTGATATGGCACGTTGACGGCAGATTTCTCCTCTCTTAGACTGCCAACTTGATTTACAATGAGAGTTGATTCATAGGAAGAATGAATTTACAACAACAATTAACGCAACACAGTGATGAATAACGCACAAAACGAGAAAGGCACGCTCCCTATCATCTCGTGCAGTTACAATTACAACAAATATATAACCATGGCTTTAGAAAGAAGGTGACACTCTAGTTGACCATGCAGCACTTCTTTCTGATCTTGCCCTGGCACCGGTGAGCACGCTCACATCACCCATCTTGATCATGGACTCACTGAAGTCCTTGAAGAACACGTCATCAAACCCTATTGTCCCAATTAGAGACACCAATCGGGATTAAATGGTCATCATTTAGTCCCAGTTAGTGTTACCACCCAAGAGTAAATGTCCGGGAGGTccagttggagccaccaaccgggacaaaagggtgacttTTAATCCTAGTTGGTGGCTCTAACCGGGAGTAAAGCTCTTCATTGTCCCtagcctttggacccgggactaaagcctTCATCGGTCCCGAGCTCAACGGTGGCCGGGACTAATATATGCAGTACCAAAGGCCCTCTGTAGTAGTGTATTTTGGAGACTGATGCAGCTTTTGTTGCCAAGGCTTTATCTGTTCCAAGGGTGGACAGATCTATCTTAGGCACGTTGTTAGGAGACATCAAGGCTTTAATATATGATGAATTCACTGAATGTATTATTTCTCATATATCTAGAGATTGTAATGTAGTGGCTGACACTCTTGCGGCTCTATGGGCTTGAACTGTGTAAACGGTCCTTTGCTGTGGCAGGGCTGTATACCAGATTCTGTAGCTTTGTTGGTGTCGGCCAGAACACCTGACTAATGGAACTTGTTAtccatttccaaaaaaaaaaggcaggtGCGATCCAATGGATTGATCGTATAGAAGCAAGAAGAACGAGTTCAACGGAGTGATGACGGACACTCATAGCGTCCATGCTACAAGAACAAATGTATGCGATGGCCCACGCGCTCGTCCTATCTCGAGGGTTAATGTATGCGATGGCCCACACGCTCGTCCTATCTCGAGGGTTAATGTATGCGATGGCCCACGAATAATTGCCCACTGGACTGTTGGATGACTTGAACCATTCAACAAGAACAAAAGCCAGCGCAAGCGAGTTGCATATATATTGAACGGGGCGAATGCTTTGCTTGAATAGGCCGGGTTGACTGTGCCACATATTGAATAGGTTATTAATTACTCTAAAGCTTAGTCCTACTGTATAGTACATGGACTACTCAGCTTCATGACCAAGCAATGGCGCTTCAATTTCAACTTCATTGTTGTCGTTGATACATACTCCGATCCCTCCGTCCCCTGATGAATGTAATTGTTTTTCAGACAAATTAGTGGTGGTGTGAAAATATACTCATGCCATAATTTGTTTGCTACATTTGGTTAGTTTTGACATGCAAATCAAATCTTACCATTTAATTCGGCAGGTAGTTGAGATCTAATTTTTAAGATTTGCACTCTTTGTGAAATCTTTTTTTCAAACCTAGAATTGCACTTTTCAAAGGCGAAGGGAGTACATTTTCAACTATTAACTGGCAAGAAAGCTATCAAACAGCTCCTATTCTCAACCTGGAGCTAGCATTgagatgtcttttttttttgcgaccgtgcctgagcatgTTTTCATTAAGGGGGAAACCGAGATGCCTTTTCGGACCCAGCTTCGTATATTGCTTAAGCTGTACGTGCGTAGACTTGGCACTGTATGTATTGGAAGAAGAACATACAAGAGCCAGTTTAGAGAATAATCACATCAATTAGAATAATAAACTGATTAATAATTCAGACAAACATGCACACGCGCTTACATTTCGTGCTGGTGCAAAAGCTTCCGCTAGCAGCTAGTCTACTAGTTGATGATGTAGCACTTCTTCCTGATCTCGCCCTGGGCACCGGTGAGCACGCCGACGTTGCCCATCTTGACCATGGACTCACTGAAGTCCTTGAAGAACACATCGTCGAACTTGCCGGTGGCGATGTGCTGGACATACTCCCTGGTGGTGGCGTCGGTGAGCAGCGCGGCGTCGGACTGGAAGAGCCCCCGGCGCTTGGCGACGTGGCGGTAGTAGCTGGTGTCGAAGGTCTTGTAGCTGCCAGGGTCCATCTCGGACAGCATGGCCTTGTTGTCGACGCTCTTGCAGCGCGTCCTCAGCTTGTCGGCGTACTCGCTGTCCAGGGTTGGGTCGGCGCTGTAGGCGCTGCTGAAGTTGTAGAGCCGATCGGCGTACGACGGGCAGTGCGCCGTGCCGAGGGTGTGCGCGCCGGAGAGGACGACGAGGTCCTTGAGGTCGAGGCCCTTGGAGGCGAAGATCTTGGCGAGCAGCGGGACGTCACCGTTGGCGGGCGGCAGCTGGTCGGCCGCCTCCGTGGCACTGGACACGCTGCCGTCTCTCCTCCCCAGCGCGACGGGCCAGAAGGGGCCCTTGGCAAGCACGACGGCGTCGCGCGCCATGAGGGTGACGACGTCGGCGCAGGAGATGGTGTTGGGGCAGGCGGCTTCGAGCTTGGCCTTCACCCTGTCCACAGAACCGAAGCCCCGCAGGCTCTTGTTCGGCTTGGCGTCCCGCTCGGCCAGGTTGCCCTCGCTGGAGTTGAGCAGGACGGAGGCATCACAACCCTGTAATTTCGCGTTACATGGAAGtagaagatgatgatgagttgATATGAATCTATGATCTGGACCGCAACACTTACCCTgacgaagcagtcgtggaaATGGAGCCTGAGGAGCGGGCCGGCGAGGCTGGGCGCGGCGGAGATTATTTTCTCCATCTCCTCTCGGACGATGGCCTCGACGTTCGGGCACGTCTTGCTGTAGTAGCCGACCTCCAGCTGGGCCGCTGCCGGCGAGCTGCTGGCGAGAAGCAGCAGTGCCAAAGGGAGCAGCAGTACCAGACAA comes from Panicum virgatum strain AP13 chromosome 4K, P.virgatum_v5, whole genome shotgun sequence and encodes:
- the LOC120703298 gene encoding peroxidase 1-like, coding for MTIKSCLVLLLPLALLLLASSSPAAAQLEVGYYSKTCPNVEAIVREEMEKIISAAPSLAGPLLRLHFHDCFVRGCDASVLLNSSEGNLAERDAKPNKSLRGFGSVDRVKAKLEAACPNTISCADVVTLMARDAVVLAKGPFWPVALGRRDGSVSSATEAADQLPPANGDVPLLAKIFASKGLDLKDLVVLSGAHTLGTAHCPSYADRLYNFSSAYSADPTLDSEYADKLRTRCKSVDNKAMLSEMDPGSYKTFDTSYYRHVAKRRGLFQSDAALLTDATTREYVQHIATGKFDDVFFKDFSESMVKMGNVGVLTGAQGEIRKKCYIIN